The following coding sequences are from one Elusimicrobium minutum Pei191 window:
- the ispH gene encoding 4-hydroxy-3-methylbut-2-enyl diphosphate reductase: MKEKDYGVTIAKSAGFCPGVKKAIDKVLELESSGKKPIFTLGPLIHNNQVIATLEEKGITSIGHPSEVEGKEGVLVIRAHGITPEFQREVESCGKEVIDATCPLVKHVHNNISKYAGEGYTTVIVGDAGHAEVIGLLGYTQGRGYVVADESEVLALPDFDKVNIVAQTTQKEAAFYKLAELIKQKAKEAVVSNTICEPTKQRQSETIEYAKNADFVIVVGGKNSANTARLAKLCGELAPKVLHVETEADLEGHDLKTPKKIFITAGASTPNWLIDRISGAVKNARMGAMGHLANFLYKMWAFIINSSLYTAFAALGLTYVCMKLQGVLFHVPLLVLSWLFVFSLTVINRGVSKTGQTEKRLPITIGVIAGAAALVIAFTLGFEIFIATAVFLGAGVLYPFRYMFKIKKFTSLPATKDLFTALGWSFVCAYLPAQSLDMPFTNANYLVIFYAVLLVFVRSVILGIGAAHKDIMIGKESFYKAFGLKVTRVAIIAIIAAVVGVLITLLIMGWKVKLVTMLLLGNIYIIFIAAYYYLQRKPRNIMEETLVDGQFLVLAALCFLARFI, from the coding sequence ATGAAAGAAAAAGATTACGGCGTTACTATAGCCAAATCGGCGGGGTTTTGCCCCGGCGTAAAAAAAGCAATTGATAAAGTGCTTGAGTTAGAAAGCTCCGGCAAAAAACCCATTTTTACTTTAGGCCCTTTAATTCATAATAACCAGGTTATAGCCACATTGGAAGAAAAGGGGATAACTTCCATTGGGCATCCTTCCGAAGTGGAAGGCAAAGAAGGTGTGCTTGTTATACGCGCACATGGTATTACGCCCGAATTTCAGCGTGAAGTTGAATCCTGCGGTAAAGAAGTTATTGACGCTACCTGCCCGCTTGTGAAACATGTGCATAATAATATTTCCAAATACGCGGGCGAAGGCTATACAACCGTTATTGTGGGGGACGCCGGACACGCCGAAGTTATAGGCCTTTTAGGCTATACTCAAGGGCGTGGATATGTTGTTGCCGATGAAAGCGAAGTGCTTGCGCTGCCTGATTTTGACAAAGTAAATATAGTAGCGCAGACAACGCAAAAAGAAGCCGCTTTTTATAAACTCGCGGAACTTATTAAACAAAAAGCTAAAGAAGCGGTTGTTTCAAATACTATATGTGAGCCTACCAAGCAGCGCCAATCCGAAACAATTGAATACGCCAAAAACGCTGATTTTGTTATTGTCGTAGGCGGCAAAAACAGCGCTAATACGGCAAGGCTTGCCAAATTATGCGGTGAGCTTGCCCCCAAAGTTTTACATGTTGAAACCGAGGCTGATTTAGAAGGGCATGACCTTAAAACTCCTAAAAAGATTTTTATTACTGCGGGAGCCAGCACTCCCAATTGGCTTATTGACCGTATAAGCGGCGCGGTTAAAAACGCCCGCATGGGCGCTATGGGCCATTTGGCTAACTTCCTTTATAAAATGTGGGCGTTTATTATTAACAGCTCTTTATACACCGCGTTTGCCGCTTTGGGTCTTACATATGTTTGTATGAAGCTGCAGGGCGTTTTGTTCCATGTTCCGCTTTTGGTTCTATCATGGCTTTTTGTTTTCAGTTTAACTGTTATAAACAGAGGGGTTTCCAAAACAGGCCAAACCGAAAAACGCCTTCCTATAACTATTGGAGTTATAGCGGGGGCCGCGGCTTTGGTAATAGCTTTTACTTTAGGCTTTGAAATCTTTATAGCTACGGCTGTGTTTTTGGGCGCGGGCGTTTTATATCCTTTCAGATATATGTTTAAAATTAAAAAGTTTACTTCACTGCCGGCTACTAAAGATTTGTTTACCGCGCTGGGTTGGAGTTTTGTTTGCGCTTATTTGCCCGCCCAAAGTTTAGATATGCCTTTTACCAACGCAAATTACCTTGTTATCTTTTACGCTGTTTTGCTTGTTTTTGTACGTTCGGTAATTTTAGGTATAGGCGCCGCGCATAAAGATATTATGATAGGCAAGGAAAGTTTTTATAAAGCTTTCGGCCTTAAAGTAACGCGCGTGGCTATAATAGCTATAATAGCCGCTGTAGTCGGAGTACTTATCACTTTGCTTATTATGGGGTGGAAAGTAAAATTGGTAACAATGCTTCTTTTAGGTAATATTTATATAATATTCATAGCGGCGTATTACTATCTGCAAAGAAAGCCGAGAAATATAATGGAGGAAACTCTGGTTGACGGGCAGTTTTTGGTGCTTGCCGCGCTATGTTTTTTAGCCAGGTTTATTTAA
- a CDS encoding 6-phosphofructokinase, which produces MTNKIRKIGILTAGGDCPGLNAVVRAVSKNALRQGIEVIGFKNGFEGLVKNEFIKINDFIASGILTLGGTILGTSNIANPFKYMQEPYGTPENPVDVSNIAIKNFEDNKLDALVTIGGDGTLSMSQQFVEKGIPIVGVPKTIDNDLSATDQTFGFDSALAIATEAVDRIHTTAQSHHRAMIVETMGRYAGWLALRSGIAGGGDIILIPEIPYSEDVIVQTIETRKAKGKNFSIIVVSEGAKNESGEMVIAKTIAGSTDAIRLGGVGQRISQMIECRAGIESRYCILGHVQRGGSPTAYDRLLSTRYGAKALDLIIEGKTKNMVSLQGTQIKDVLIKDAVSKLKLVDPHGQEVHAAVSIGTSFGSKEIG; this is translated from the coding sequence ATGACAAATAAAATAAGAAAAATAGGCATACTTACCGCAGGGGGGGACTGCCCGGGACTTAACGCAGTGGTGCGCGCGGTTTCTAAAAACGCTTTAAGACAGGGGATTGAAGTTATAGGTTTTAAAAACGGTTTTGAGGGGTTGGTTAAAAATGAGTTTATTAAAATTAACGATTTTATAGCTTCCGGCATATTGACTTTGGGAGGGACCATACTGGGTACAAGTAATATCGCTAATCCTTTTAAATATATGCAGGAACCTTACGGCACGCCGGAAAACCCTGTCGACGTTTCAAATATAGCGATTAAAAATTTTGAAGACAACAAACTTGACGCTCTTGTAACTATAGGGGGGGACGGCACTTTATCAATGTCGCAGCAATTTGTTGAAAAGGGTATTCCTATAGTAGGGGTGCCTAAAACTATTGATAATGACTTGTCCGCCACGGACCAGACTTTTGGTTTTGACTCCGCTTTAGCGATAGCTACCGAAGCGGTTGACAGGATTCATACCACGGCCCAGTCCCATCACAGAGCTATGATTGTTGAAACCATGGGCAGATACGCCGGCTGGCTTGCTTTACGTTCAGGTATAGCGGGCGGCGGCGATATTATTTTAATACCCGAAATTCCTTACAGCGAGGATGTTATAGTTCAAACTATTGAAACCCGTAAAGCTAAGGGAAAAAATTTCAGTATTATAGTGGTATCCGAAGGCGCAAAAAATGAAAGCGGTGAAATGGTTATAGCAAAAACTATAGCGGGATCAACCGACGCTATCAGACTTGGCGGCGTAGGCCAGCGCATAAGCCAAATGATTGAATGCCGCGCGGGCATTGAAAGCCGCTATTGTATTTTAGGCCATGTGCAGAGGGGCGGTTCCCCCACCGCGTATGACAGATTGCTTTCCACAAGATACGGCGCTAAAGCGCTTGACCTTATAATAGAAGGCAAAACAAAGAACATGGTTTCTTTACAGGGAACCCAAATTAAAGACGTGCTTATTAAAGACGCGGTTTCAAAATTAAAACTTGTTGACCCGCACGGGCAAGAAGTGCATGCAGCCGTTTCAATAGGAACAAGTTTCGGCTCTAAGGAGATTGGTTAA
- the rlmB gene encoding 23S rRNA (guanosine(2251)-2'-O)-methyltransferase RlmB: MADNLDIVFGVHAVTEVIKNRKRRVIQLYVLDNKAGHRGIEDAIKAAKRNNIKIDRMDVKTMDALTKKGNHQGIAARVEPVKIMRLIDAIDVSRGNKKDLWIAVDEMTDPQNLGSIIRSAACLGFSTIILPSRRTVGLTPSVYKVASGATEKVTVVEVANLATALLDLKDEGFWIYGADMGGQSIVKTDYSFPAVLVVGSEGTGIREKTAEHCDQVVSIPQAPGSVDSLNAANAASIIMFDMFAKANLK; the protein is encoded by the coding sequence ATGGCGGATAATTTAGATATTGTTTTCGGCGTTCATGCCGTAACGGAAGTAATTAAAAACAGAAAAAGACGTGTTATACAACTTTATGTGCTTGATAATAAGGCCGGGCACAGAGGCATAGAAGATGCTATTAAAGCGGCTAAACGCAATAATATAAAAATAGACCGTATGGACGTTAAAACTATGGACGCTCTTACCAAAAAAGGCAATCACCAGGGTATAGCGGCCAGGGTTGAACCGGTTAAAATAATGCGCCTTATAGACGCTATTGACGTTTCCCGCGGCAATAAAAAAGACCTTTGGATAGCCGTTGACGAAATGACGGATCCCCAAAATTTAGGTTCTATAATCCGCTCGGCCGCTTGTTTAGGCTTTAGTACAATAATTTTGCCTTCAAGACGTACGGTCGGCCTTACGCCTTCAGTATATAAGGTAGCCAGCGGAGCTACGGAAAAAGTTACCGTGGTTGAAGTTGCTAACCTTGCAACCGCTCTTCTTGACTTAAAAGATGAAGGTTTTTGGATTTACGGCGCTGATATGGGCGGGCAGTCAATTGTAAAAACGGACTACTCTTTCCCCGCTGTGCTTGTGGTCGGCTCCGAAGGTACAGGTATAAGAGAAAAAACTGCTGAACACTGCGACCAGGTTGTAAGTATTCCGCAGGCTCCGGGCAGCGTGGACAGTTTAAACGCCGCCAACGCCGCAAGCATTATCATGTTTGATATGTTTGCAAAAGCCAACCTTAAATAG
- a CDS encoding AAA family ATPase, with the protein MYLKAIEIIGFKSFADRQRLDFEKGITCVVGPNGCGKSNVVDSVRWAIGEMSWKSLRSASMIDIIFNGTARRSPLNLAQVNMIFDNESRKLPLDFNEITVSRKIFRSGESEYFLNKVQCRLRDIRDLFLDTGIGGEGYAIIDQGGVESVLSASAEQRREMFEEVAGVSKYKAKREEAIRRLDRVDLDIARLSDTVVLLDEQIKKLDTEAKKARLYQKYREELKESEIAISLESIKEFDANIVKDSAELEPLIKQIEDLNNNTSAVEGSVAALDLNLTHKQKQLGEFNEKISTIKYQIGVLEGAVKNCENLTIELTAQITYSASEGQRGQNRLKEITPIISGFKEKLNAIEAELLPLQKKYNDQFALVKENEEALKNVDITSQQLNTNLMRAVQAEMELSNKIALEESSAAHEQQNLITLEKSGAGNNENLENLKKTLENISEKITEKHASLEGVKNQLNEAEEKTRSLSRSRIVLNDQLSASKAQAAALNARLEMIQSQGKNDPYWVGAKLIEEAGIPGVKGTLRKNIKFSSSDNLIIEEAFGKFLDSVICDTLQTADLALEKLKAANNARCKFIILSEVPETPATGDVKNLIKYPSGLERLINCLSNSNVSGGTVKGGFWISGGAQNIKVPEAYWGEEESVKDEINSVKEKAASITKQIEENAADINNAENNLKTLRTRFQEESISLNSFKNDLASREREIKNIEQSLEAISKNKESLLNKVSERKNKSEELRKQLSEIKASQDKIKAEIDAAKSAKAKIVQDGEGLRTEISRVNADLYEVKLKKNNIEVDLRSTEFEYNNIIEADKKRQDQITAGNERIKALSEEKLTAQAQLSTQREDLKTLELDQTKLASELQALKKDFDEKSTKLNEYKKRQSDMQLRAHDLENALTNYRRQRTTIVNHLMESWNITPEEAAMKFTNKEIDHERVKMMRKRIENMGAVNMTAPEEYDALNERATFLKKQIEDLENAKRDLKTAINKINATTKENFKYTFDHVRNHFKNIYQTLFRGGEADLVLTDPENLLETGIEIYAQPPGKKLLNLSAMSGGEKTLTALSLLFAFFTHNPAPFCVLDEADAALDEANVERYVNLIKEFSNTTQFIVVTHNKRTMEAAQMLYGITMEESGISKVMSVNMKEESAKLDELVNA; encoded by the coding sequence ATGTATTTAAAGGCTATTGAAATCATCGGTTTTAAATCTTTTGCGGACAGACAAAGGCTTGATTTTGAAAAGGGCATAACGTGCGTAGTAGGCCCCAACGGCTGCGGCAAATCAAACGTTGTGGATTCTGTGCGCTGGGCTATAGGTGAAATGAGCTGGAAAAGCCTGCGTTCCGCTTCCATGATTGATATTATCTTTAATGGAACCGCCAGAAGAAGCCCTTTAAACCTTGCCCAGGTTAACATGATTTTTGATAACGAAAGCCGCAAGCTTCCTTTAGATTTTAATGAGATAACCGTTTCCCGCAAAATTTTCCGTTCGGGGGAAAGTGAATATTTTTTAAATAAAGTGCAGTGCCGTTTGCGTGATATCAGGGATTTGTTTTTAGATACCGGTATCGGCGGCGAAGGCTACGCCATTATTGACCAGGGCGGGGTGGAGTCCGTTCTTTCCGCGAGCGCCGAACAAAGACGCGAAATGTTTGAGGAAGTGGCCGGCGTTTCAAAATATAAAGCCAAACGCGAGGAAGCCATAAGAAGGTTAGACCGTGTTGATCTTGATATCGCCAGGCTTTCAGACACCGTTGTACTTCTTGACGAGCAGATTAAAAAACTTGACACCGAGGCAAAAAAAGCCAGGCTTTACCAAAAATACCGTGAAGAACTTAAAGAAAGCGAAATAGCTATTTCACTTGAATCCATAAAAGAATTTGACGCTAATATAGTAAAAGATTCTGCCGAGCTTGAACCTTTAATAAAACAAATTGAGGATTTAAACAACAATACTTCCGCCGTGGAAGGTTCAGTCGCCGCGCTTGACCTTAATTTAACGCACAAACAAAAACAGTTGGGCGAATTTAACGAAAAAATTTCAACCATAAAATACCAAATAGGTGTTTTGGAAGGCGCGGTAAAAAACTGCGAAAACCTGACAATTGAGTTAACCGCGCAGATAACCTATTCCGCCAGCGAAGGACAAAGAGGGCAAAACAGATTAAAAGAAATTACGCCCATAATAAGCGGTTTTAAAGAAAAGCTTAACGCCATTGAAGCGGAACTTCTTCCTTTGCAGAAAAAATATAACGACCAATTTGCTTTAGTTAAAGAAAATGAAGAGGCTTTAAAAAACGTTGACATTACCTCCCAGCAGCTTAATACAAATTTAATGAGAGCCGTACAGGCCGAAATGGAACTTTCAAACAAAATCGCTTTGGAAGAAAGCTCCGCAGCGCATGAGCAGCAAAATTTAATAACTTTAGAAAAAAGCGGCGCCGGCAATAACGAAAATTTAGAAAACCTTAAAAAAACGCTTGAAAATATTTCGGAAAAAATAACCGAAAAACATGCCTCCTTAGAAGGCGTTAAAAACCAGCTTAATGAAGCTGAGGAAAAAACGCGCTCTCTTTCCCGCTCGCGCATCGTTTTAAACGACCAGCTCAGCGCCAGCAAAGCGCAGGCGGCAGCTTTAAACGCCCGTTTGGAAATGATTCAAAGTCAGGGTAAAAACGACCCTTACTGGGTAGGAGCTAAATTAATTGAGGAAGCGGGCATCCCCGGGGTTAAAGGCACTCTTAGAAAAAATATTAAGTTCTCCTCTTCAGACAATTTAATTATTGAGGAAGCTTTCGGCAAATTTTTAGACTCCGTTATCTGCGATACTTTGCAAACGGCTGACTTAGCTCTTGAAAAACTAAAAGCGGCAAATAACGCCAGATGCAAATTTATTATTTTAAGCGAAGTTCCCGAAACTCCCGCCACAGGCGATGTTAAAAATTTAATTAAATATCCTTCCGGGCTTGAAAGGTTAATAAACTGCTTATCTAACTCCAATGTAAGCGGCGGTACGGTAAAAGGCGGTTTTTGGATTTCGGGTGGGGCGCAAAATATTAAAGTGCCCGAGGCCTATTGGGGGGAGGAAGAGTCCGTTAAAGACGAAATAAACTCCGTAAAAGAGAAGGCCGCTTCCATAACCAAGCAAATTGAGGAAAACGCCGCCGATATTAACAACGCGGAAAACAACCTTAAAACATTAAGAACAAGATTTCAGGAAGAAAGTATTTCTTTAAATTCCTTTAAAAATGACCTTGCTTCCAGAGAGCGAGAAATAAAAAACATTGAACAGTCATTGGAAGCTATTTCAAAAAATAAAGAATCTCTTCTTAATAAAGTGTCCGAGCGCAAAAATAAATCCGAAGAGTTAAGAAAACAATTGTCCGAAATTAAAGCCTCCCAGGATAAGATTAAGGCGGAAATTGACGCAGCCAAATCGGCCAAAGCAAAAATTGTGCAAGACGGCGAAGGTTTAAGAACGGAAATAAGCCGCGTAAACGCTGATTTATACGAAGTAAAACTTAAGAAAAATAATATTGAGGTTGACTTAAGAAGTACCGAGTTCGAATACAATAATATTATAGAAGCCGATAAAAAAAGGCAGGACCAGATTACCGCCGGTAATGAAAGGATTAAAGCCTTGTCGGAAGAAAAACTTACCGCACAGGCGCAGCTTTCCACCCAGCGTGAAGATTTAAAAACTTTAGAGCTTGACCAAACCAAACTTGCCTCGGAACTGCAGGCTCTTAAAAAAGATTTTGACGAAAAAAGCACTAAACTTAACGAATATAAAAAACGCCAGTCCGATATGCAGCTGCGCGCGCATGATTTGGAAAACGCTTTAACAAATTACCGCCGCCAGAGAACAACTATAGTTAACCATTTAATGGAGTCATGGAATATCACGCCTGAAGAAGCGGCCATGAAATTTACTAATAAAGAAATTGACCATGAACGCGTTAAGATGATGAGAAAGCGCATTGAGAACATGGGGGCGGTTAACATGACCGCGCCTGAAGAGTACGACGCGCTTAACGAACGCGCCACCTTCCTTAAAAAGCAAATTGAGGATTTGGAAAATGCCAAGCGCGACCTTAAAACCGCAATTAACAAAATTAACGCCACAACAAAAGAGAATTTTAAATATACTTTTGACCATGTGCGCAACCATTTTAAAAATATATACCAAACTCTTTTTAGAGGCGGCGAGGCGGACCTTGTTCTTACCGACCCTGAAAATCTGCTTGAAACGGGTATAGAAATTTACGCGCAGCCGCCGGGTAAAAAACTGCTTAACCTCTCGGCCATGTCCGGCGGGGAAAAAACATTAACGGCATTATCGCTTCTTTTCGCGTTTTTTACGCATAACCCGGCGCCTTTCTGCGTGTTGGACGAAGCGGACGCCGCTTTGGATGAAGCTAACGTTGAGCGTTACGTTAATTTGATTAAAGAGTTTTCAAATACCACGCAGTTTATTGTGGTTACGCACAATAAACGCACTATGGAAGCCGCGCAAATGCTTTACGGTATAACAATGGAAGAAAGCGGCATTTCAAAAGTAATGTCGGTAAATATGAAAGAAGAAAGCGCTAAACTTGACGAGCTTGTTAACGCGTAA
- a CDS encoding metallophosphoesterase family protein yields MKYGVFSDVHANLPALEAVLAEFDKAGIDHFICCGDIIGYGPHAEACASAVRKLPNLIAVMGNHDKALSDPDILQFFSQESVMPIVDANMYLSNQNILFLSELPNVYLSETFSLVHGTFSDPFKEYLLTPAQFKLNKDEFPGSYCFIGHSHIPFIMCGHDEQHVSVELFPKEEVTIKFDPKKKYFINPGSVGQPRDHNPLASAGIFDSDNNTFKLIRVAYDIKKVQEDMKKKGFSERLMNRLGKGV; encoded by the coding sequence ATGAAATACGGCGTATTTTCAGACGTGCATGCTAATCTGCCCGCTTTAGAAGCTGTTCTGGCTGAGTTTGATAAAGCCGGGATAGACCATTTTATATGCTGTGGTGATATTATAGGTTACGGTCCCCACGCGGAAGCCTGCGCTTCTGCTGTGCGTAAACTTCCCAATCTTATAGCGGTTATGGGCAATCACGATAAAGCCCTTTCCGATCCGGATATATTACAGTTTTTCAGCCAGGAATCGGTTATGCCTATAGTAGACGCGAATATGTATCTTTCAAACCAGAATATTCTTTTTTTGTCTGAACTTCCCAATGTTTATCTTTCAGAAACATTTTCTTTAGTCCACGGCACATTTTCCGATCCTTTTAAGGAATATCTTTTAACTCCGGCCCAGTTTAAATTAAATAAAGACGAGTTCCCCGGCTCTTATTGTTTTATAGGGCACAGCCATATACCTTTTATTATGTGCGGACATGATGAGCAGCATGTTTCTGTGGAATTATTTCCCAAAGAAGAAGTTACTATAAAATTTGACCCTAAAAAGAAATATTTTATTAACCCCGGGTCGGTAGGCCAGCCCAGGGACCATAATCCTTTAGCCAGCGCCGGTATTTTTGATTCCGATAACAACACTTTTAAACTTATCCGCGTAGCTTACGATATAAAAAAAGTGCAGGAAGACATGAAGAAAAAAGGCTTTTCCGAGCGTTTGATGAACAGGCTTGGCAAAGGAGTATAG
- a CDS encoding MFS transporter translates to MLALDSVAGRLRGSKKVIAWLVAVAFFMQMLDGTILNTALPEIAKSFGENPLRMQSVVISYMLTVAFILPISGWLADFLGTKRVFISAIFIFSLGSLCCALSNTLTQLVLSRVLQGVGGALMVPVGRLAVMRIFPKKELVSALSFITIPALVGPIVGPFAGGVIVQYVSWHWIFLINLPIGVVCAVFTYIAMPKVTPVKFKFDWIGYLLFSAAVILISLSLGSVDEATLGRRAAVLMFLAGALCLGAYARLSIAKPWSALFKPRLFYERSFTVGIIANLFIRFAGGSLPFLAPLFLQTALNYSPLKAGVAMLPLGVMSIAAKTFVEPVLNKLGYRRLMTYNAIIIGIMLCFLAFIGPNTSYLFILVYLGVLGIFNSMQFTSLNTLTLIAVPPRDLSQANSLLSAVMQISMGLGVSLVSAALAYFGAHTAKIGSENILYSFHATFVFIGVISILGVILFQSKFARGIVDKPKNM, encoded by the coding sequence ATGTTGGCGCTAGACAGTGTGGCCGGCCGGTTGCGCGGGTCCAAAAAAGTAATCGCGTGGCTTGTGGCGGTAGCTTTTTTTATGCAGATGTTAGACGGTACTATTCTAAATACAGCTCTTCCAGAAATAGCCAAATCGTTTGGCGAAAACCCTTTAAGAATGCAGTCTGTTGTAATATCCTATATGCTTACCGTGGCGTTTATTTTGCCCATATCCGGCTGGCTGGCGGATTTTCTTGGCACTAAAAGGGTTTTTATAAGCGCTATTTTTATTTTCAGTTTAGGTTCTCTTTGCTGTGCTTTGTCAAACACTCTTACGCAGTTGGTGCTCTCGCGCGTTTTGCAAGGCGTGGGCGGCGCTTTAATGGTGCCCGTGGGCAGGCTTGCCGTAATGAGGATATTTCCTAAAAAAGAACTTGTTTCGGCTTTAAGTTTTATCACAATACCTGCTCTTGTAGGGCCTATTGTCGGGCCTTTCGCGGGTGGTGTTATTGTGCAGTATGTTTCCTGGCATTGGATTTTTTTAATTAATCTGCCCATAGGCGTTGTTTGCGCCGTATTTACTTATATAGCTATGCCTAAAGTAACGCCCGTTAAATTTAAATTTGACTGGATAGGCTACCTTTTATTTAGCGCGGCTGTTATACTTATATCACTTTCATTAGGAAGTGTTGATGAGGCTACGCTCGGCCGCAGGGCCGCGGTATTAATGTTTTTAGCCGGAGCTTTATGCCTTGGCGCTTACGCAAGGCTTTCAATAGCCAAACCATGGAGCGCTTTATTTAAACCAAGGCTTTTTTATGAACGCAGTTTTACCGTGGGTATAATAGCTAATTTATTTATACGCTTTGCCGGCGGCAGTTTGCCTTTTTTAGCTCCTTTATTTTTGCAAACGGCCTTAAATTATTCCCCTTTAAAAGCGGGTGTGGCAATGCTTCCTTTAGGCGTAATGTCCATAGCCGCTAAGACTTTTGTGGAACCAGTGTTAAACAAGTTAGGATACAGGCGTTTAATGACTTATAACGCTATAATCATAGGTATTATGCTTTGTTTTCTTGCGTTCATAGGGCCAAATACAAGCTATTTGTTTATTTTGGTTTATTTGGGCGTGCTAGGCATATTCAACTCTATGCAGTTTACCTCTTTAAACACTCTTACGCTTATTGCGGTTCCGCCAAGGGATTTAAGCCAGGCTAACAGCCTGCTTTCGGCTGTTATGCAAATTTCAATGGGACTGGGCGTATCTTTAGTTTCGGCCGCGCTTGCTTATTTCGGTGCGCATACGGCTAAAATAGGGTCTGAAAATATACTTTATTCCTTCCACGCCACATTTGTTTTTATAGGCGTTATTTCAATACTGGGGGTAATTTTATTTCAAAGCAAATTTGCCCGGGGTATAGTAGATAAGCCTAAAAACATGTAA
- a CDS encoding acetyl-CoA carboxylase biotin carboxyl carrier protein produces the protein MKKNKKAALKKIIKKTTKANTPKESKNESPLLKEVKQIYSFMQSENLGSVSYEQKGVTVKIVRAAPQQVAVPVAVGAVATGSAQACSAPTPEYKQVIKSPLMGIFFRGSSPSAAPFIREGEKVKAGDVVCLIEAMKVFNEVKADVDCVIKKVLVDNGKPIKAGEPLFAIEKI, from the coding sequence ATGAAAAAAAATAAAAAGGCCGCTTTAAAGAAAATTATTAAAAAAACTACAAAAGCAAACACCCCCAAGGAATCAAAAAACGAATCTCCCCTTCTTAAAGAAGTTAAACAAATTTATTCATTTATGCAGTCTGAAAATTTAGGCTCTGTTTCTTATGAGCAAAAAGGCGTTACTGTTAAAATAGTACGCGCGGCCCCCCAGCAGGTAGCGGTACCCGTTGCCGTTGGTGCGGTTGCCACTGGCAGCGCGCAAGCCTGTAGCGCTCCCACGCCGGAATACAAACAGGTTATCAAATCACCTCTTATGGGTATTTTCTTTAGAGGTTCATCACCGAGCGCGGCTCCTTTTATAAGAGAAGGGGAAAAGGTTAAAGCCGGCGATGTTGTGTGCCTTATCGAAGCTATGAAAGTTTTTAACGAAGTAAAAGCCGATGTGGACTGCGTGATAAAAAAAGTTTTAGTAGATAACGGCAAACCGATTAAAGCGGGCGAGCCGCTTTTCGCGATTGAAAAAATTTAA
- the pyrE gene encoding orotate phosphoribosyltransferase: MEKEEVLSVFKEKGALLEGHFKLSSGLHSAKYLQCAKVLQYPETAERFCKQLAAELKTKGVKVDVVVGPAMGGVIIAYELARQLGVRSVFTERVDGKVLLRRGFEINKGENCVIAEDVVTTGKSTKEVIDVLKEHGANLTACASLIDRSGGEASFGVPFVNMAQVEVETFEQFACPMCKQNILVEKPGSRKEI, translated from the coding sequence ATAGAAAAAGAAGAAGTTTTATCCGTTTTTAAAGAAAAAGGCGCTTTGCTTGAAGGCCATTTTAAACTTTCAAGCGGCCTGCACAGCGCCAAATATTTGCAATGCGCCAAAGTGCTTCAATATCCCGAAACGGCCGAGCGTTTTTGCAAACAACTGGCCGCCGAACTTAAAACCAAAGGCGTTAAGGTTGACGTGGTTGTAGGGCCCGCTATGGGCGGCGTTATTATAGCCTATGAACTTGCAAGGCAGCTTGGCGTAAGAAGCGTTTTTACGGAAAGAGTTGACGGTAAAGTTCTTTTAAGGCGCGGTTTTGAAATTAATAAAGGCGAAAATTGCGTAATAGCTGAAGACGTTGTTACAACAGGCAAATCAACAAAAGAAGTTATTGATGTCTTAAAAGAGCATGGCGCGAACCTTACGGCCTGCGCTTCTTTAATTGACCGTAGCGGCGGGGAAGCCTCTTTCGGGGTTCCTTTTGTTAATATGGCCCAAGTTGAGGTGGAAACGTTTGAACAGTTCGCCTGTCCTATGTGCAAACAAAATATTCTGGTTGAAAAGCCCGGCTCAAGAAAAGAAATATAA